ACAGTAACGTATTCctttattgaaatttgtttaaatagtgTGCAATATAGGTTAAGCTTATTTGTTGACGAGAAGTTCCAAATTTATACAGAGTATGTATATCTAGCTTGGTAATAATGTTTTATGATTTGAAATATCTTTTAAGTCTTGATTACTATATTCAAGAAACGATTCGTTTAGATTTTTTTGATGCGACTAGTATAATTCCCAAAACACTTATATCGGTAGGAATAATCTGtaagaaagtaactctgaaaCTCACCGCATATTCCAAGCGTTTTacaagtgagatacgaagtgacttCTTACAGAATCACTGCAGTCATCTTCATAAATTTACCTAGTGAGCTTTAAGACTAGACAAGTTCTAAAACAATTTTACTATAAGTAAGCGATTAaatcatttcttaaatatattaaccgGATATAAACATGTCGAATTGTGATATTTTCACACACATATATCATGTAAACTATATATAAGCTTGCTTACAGTGACCAACGACCAACACCTCCACCGAATGATACACTAAAACGACACACAATTACACATGGAAACAAATCTTACACTGTTATTTACATTCACAGATATCACACGGTACGTTTCGGGGCACAAAGCCTAACTTACGTAGAGGTCTTGAAGTCGAGGTGTCGTTTAATGACCTTATAGGGTGTGAGAGTCGTTTGTGTTCCAACGTCTTCCAGTGGTAAGTCTTTCGTAAGCGGGGAAGCGAACCCGTATCCACTTCTGTATTCGGTTTCGGAGTCTGGAGGGAAAGCTTTCTCAACGGTACTTCAGGTGTGGAATCGACCTGATTTTTGACCAAAGTTTGAACGATATCCGAAATAGATCCcgattttttaacattatcgGTCGCGCTTGGAGTTCGCGATAAGGATATAACGGATTTGGTCATGGGATTCAATCCCTTCTCTTCACTTTTGTCACCTTTAGATTTGCTAGGTACTGTGGTTTCATGTTTTTTTGTCCTCTTTGGTTTCCTCGGTACTTTAAGGAGTTCCTCCCGAGTTACGTTTTTAAAATCTTCAGCTGTCGACGTTTTGTTTGATATCTTCTCGTCGTCTGCGACGTTAATCGTTTGAGTTAACGCTATCGGCTCTCCGATTTCTTCGTAATAATTTTCTTGTTCCTGCACTTGCTTTGATCGATCAATGTGTGTAAATGGGTTCGAATTTATTGGTTTTGTCGGGAGCTCCGGTTTTGGTAAGGGGTCTTTGACAAATGTCTGAGCTGTGTTTATAACAAAAGGTACGTTTTGCATGGGTTGATAGTACTGATTGTCCATTAGCCATCCTGGTGTTTTGGATAATCTGACCACTGTTTTCGTTGGGCTTTTGTTCGGTGAAGACGATTTTGATTCCATCACATTTTCATTCGAACCAAATTTCTTCAAAGAAAGGAACGgaagttgttttgtttttgtatttttctgaTAAATACCTTTCCGCTTACTATCAGAATCCTTCGCAGAACTGTCCTTGGTAATCACTTGATCGATATCGTCATAATAAACAGTTCCTTTTTTGGTATCATTCgttaaattaaactctaaaaGCGCATTGTTAGGTTGGAAAAATATTGGCTGAATTAAAACAGGACTAAGTATTATCGAAGTCGGTGAACGATCTCCATTGGAATTTACTAGATTTATTGGCGTTAAAAGAGTTTTGACATTATTGTCGACATCATTAGGTTTATTATCGCGTATCTCGGCAGCATAAGATACGTTTGGAGGATCGAAATCATTGacagtatttattttcaaatgataaCTGACGTTATCGTCGAGTGGTGCTTGTGTCGTTTTCGGATCGTTCGAGTTATTTAGCTCTTTAGAATTTACACTGTTCATATTTTCAAGATTTGTTCCTTCTTTTTCTGGTGTTACATTTTCCTCACTAAGCTTCTCATTATTAAAACCAGAGACAGACTgttgattattatcattatttgttGTTTGCGAAGGTTCATTACTCTGAAATTCTTGAGTAACATTATCTTCAAAGAAATCaatgatatatttttccttTCCCCTGTCATTTGAATCGTTTTGTTGAACAATATTTTCTTCTCCTTTAAAAGTAGATAGACGTTTTACTGgcacaaaattatttacaatatctgAGTTATTATCTATTTCAAGTATAGTTGAATCTACAGTTGTATCAGACATACTTAGTAATTTATTTGACGTTGTATTTAGATTATCATTACCGCTTATTCTATCCAAGGCTGCCTTAAAGTTAACTTTCAGTTCctcatttacttttttaaaatcgttttcaattgttttatttaagtctGTATCACTTTCTGATGTCTGATGATATATATCACAAGCGGCGTCAGATTTCCTTTTACAACTTATGTCTTCTGGATATGGAAATGGAAGAATCGATTCGGCCTTTACTACGGGTAAATTCAATGCTCCTGCTTCGATAGTTACAGAAGAAACATCATTCGCACTTTCTGTTTtgttaatatctttaatataattattattatttatattaataacattattgttTTTCTCTAACGGCGAAAAGAAAACGCTGTCCGATCCATCGCTTAACAAAGACGATTTACTAAGACTGTAAGTGTTGTCGAAAAATTCTATGCTAGTTGCCTCTGTAAGTGCATTTTTAAACTCTGTATTTTTACTAAGATTATCTGTACTGTAAGACTTTAGTttaccattaaataaatttgagagattctttttgaaaatagtattttgtcccATGTTTTCAATACCATTTGATTCAGACCTAGTATTATAGTTATCGTTGTCATCGATTGGATCGAAGAGATCATCTAAAGCATCCTGACGATTTATTTTCTTTGCAAAATGGTCGAGTGCATTTTGTCGCTTCAGTCCTTTTGGCGCAATGGGAGGTAAAACAGCCTCTGCTATAACCTGACTCTGGTATTCATCTCTATTGTCGAAACTCGATTTGGAACTGTCATCGTCATTAGTTTCATCCGTCGTCACGTTATCAATTTCAAGTTTAAGTTCTTTAGAAGAACACTCCTCTGAATCACTTTGAGATAAATTACTATGTGATTTAAAGAAAGCCTGATCTACCAAACGTTCGACCTTAGGCAGTTCATTGACGCTGTGAACTCTTGATAAATATCGcgatctaatatttttaaaaacgtctACCGAAGAATATTCACTGTTAGAATCAAAGCTTTCGGAATCTTTCGACAAGCTCTTTCCATCGGAACTATTTTGTGTACTATCCATAGATTCTTGACTGTCAACACCTGTTTCGAtacatgaaattttaattaaacagattaattatattaaaattatgtcgtatgtacattttaaatattttagacgACAATATTCTGTTAGTTCTATGGCTGCGACTACATTTGTAAGCCTTACATAGAATCAATTAGTGCGtgataatgttgttaattttgctatcgtatttgtttcatttcaatTCTATTCATTACACATGCAATCTTACTACTACTAatcaaaattttttaaatattgtcaaatGACTATAGGTTGTAATTCAAATGGGTTCTTTTCAAGGGTTTTAGAATTAAGTAAATGTTTGAATACATTTTGAATTCGAGTAGTTATATCAGaggaagttatttttataagtttctctCAAGCGTGCTGCTCACATTGGCGGGTCAGCATTATTACGAGGAGTTATTTGGTTGAGCCAAGCCGGGCGGTACAATTTAATGTCGATTGACCAACATTGCTTAAAAACAAAAGCCAAATTGTCAAGTAGATGCGAACATGTCAATTTAAGGAAAGCATGCCGTTGGGAGCGCCATTCCAGGCGAACCATGTTTTGTAATTATCTGGAGTCGACTTTGTTGTTCAACGAATACTGACGAATCGAACCAACCCGCCTAAGTACGAAACCCACACACATCtgagactttatttttttttataaaaatataaccaataGAAAGTATGAAAAGAACACATTTAGAATACAAACTCTATATTCTGTAACCGATCTACATACAACAGCTTACTAATCGTTCTTCATAATATCGAATTCATTTTCTACGTCTACCTTTAAAAACCACATgcagaatttaaatattctaatcaTGATTACATTTACCACCAAAATGTAATGGTCATGCTGTCTCCCTCTAACACAGTCCCTCTCGCTCACTTACCTTTGAGAGAGTGCATTTGGTCTTCGAGCAGTCGGATGCGATCTCTCGCCACCTTGTTCTCTGAGACGAGTCTCTCCAGTTCCCTTTGGGCTTCAGTCTTGAAGTCGTTTGCGACGCGAACCGTCATCAACAAGTCGCTCTGGAATTGTTTCCATTCCGCCTCCTAGACGTAAAGTAGGGGAATCGATGTGACCAAACCATTATATAAAGCAAACATTCAACAGACACTAACCActactattaataattgtaattactaaCGCAATAAATTCTCTCTCATTCTATTTCTCACTAAttttcacaacaattacatccATCTCACTCACTCTTTATTTTATACGAATAGTTGTCATCTCACTCactcttatatttaattttatatttgttgagTTAAACTATACGCAGCTActctatactccagccaaattcgatgtggaatgtttaataacaaagcgttgcttagcaaccaacgtcaggcagatgctcaaaacatttttagaaatatgtacaacaattatttttgatgttaacaaaaattaaatttgatgattaataataaaatatttaagacaaaggactaagcgcattcttgtttataattataatacttatgatcatctgaaataatgtagatctcaaaaataatacctcaaattttaaaatgatatcagaaattacatcgtagttatataattcgctttattaactttatctatcgcctcccaaacgacaggactcattaagattaatttgaaacagtgattttagtgctatatttatgctagctaaaacaagatgtcttttttttaatctatgtgtaatgaaacgttgtgtgtaatgttaacattcttaacctattgtggttatactaccattataatacgactaaaaacatacaccaccaattacgaagagcctgtatcgctattatataccttcctaaatctgccaattgcttaaaaaacactccaaatgttacaaacctgcgatttctttacgtcagtattaaaatatagggttgttagttttgtagtaatattatagtggtaattaaaaaaatttaaacttttattttaagctaatttttatataaattatgtattgaccggctaaataaaatttttggattctgtattaaattaaaatttttgtgtttaaacaggaaattgtgttataatgaatatagttgtaattataataataattattttttattaagagtgtatcaaccctaattatgatgacacatggtttgtttactaaaattccagatcaaatgtggctggagtataaGAGGAGAAACTTGACACTCATCCTCGAACACAATAATGAAATGTCAGAATGGAATTCATAGGATATACCAATCAAAAAGTCATATTTTTATGTCGGTTAAATATTCTACGAGTGAGATATTAGGTGAATTCAGAATCGCACTGCAGCACGCTACTCAGCTACAAATCTTTTTGCAACATATATCCGTCTCGCTCTCACGCGTGCTGTAACTGTATCGCCGTCTCGCGGTACTCACGTCTCTCTCGCGGTCGCGCGTGACCTGCGCGAGGCGCGACCAAGTGAATTTAGATCGCAAATCGCACTGCAGCTCGCTACTCAGCTACAAATCTTTTTGCAACATATATCCGTCTCGCTCTCACACGTGTTGTATCTGTATCGCCGTCCCTCTCGCGTTACTCACGTCTCTCTCGCGGTCGCGCGTGACCTGCGCGAGGCGCGACCAAGTGAATTTAGATCGCAAATCGCACTGCAGCTCGCTACTCAGCTACAAATCTTTTTGCAACATATATCCGTCTCGCTCTCACACGTGTTGTATCTGTATCGCCGTCCCTCTCGCGGTACTCACGTCTCTCTCGCGGTCGCGCGTGACCTGCGCGAGGCGCGACCAAGTGAATTTAGATCGCAAATCGCACTGCAGCTCGCTACTCAGCTACAAATCTTTTTGCAACATATATCCGTCTCGCTCTCACACGTGTTGTATCTGTATCGCCGTCCCTCTCGCGTTACTCACGTCTCTCTCGCGGTCGCGCGTGACCTGCGCGAGGCGCGACCAAGTGAATTTAGATCGCAAATCGCACTGCAG
The Vanessa cardui chromosome 10, ilVanCard2.1, whole genome shotgun sequence genome window above contains:
- the LOC124533216 gene encoding uncharacterized protein LOC124533216 isoform X4, which translates into the protein MMKFKSLFRRGPSQGKQEATLKGAPSVSSLDSKHHKVAPAREKTHKIFGSKEKLHKAHKKKDLGNNNAVLEDPELREGLEFEDGQDRDHDYGSAEELGVGSVDERGSQECISLPVTLNADHMPGFQEVELRPRVPSEVSLTSGVRELESLRRELEASAMERAQLQARVDELLERANEADRLRAELERLKNHESEREAALERLADENGALRARLRGVAHSPLSDSEKRQLLLAPAPRRMHSSAPASIALAHNGEGDSGEASTPEWDKHSSSSLSEVSVACLQDRILQMEEHHYSTSEELQATLAELADLQSQLADAHADNERLADEKQVLLESLCRQTEKLEDSRTKVDTLQELLMREGVEPETVVSGDVDQQLFAVLKVSQEERRLLLSKQEQLEADLKQTKTALEEKTKENESLTERIRSLELSVERAEAERCQWEQEAGAAREAGAARQQQITTLGELLAAAQAQLAGAAEGAAAAEAAATAAARREADARAHALAERLAHAQRQLDRAHSDARKLHDDALVSRNTAKSTISELEFQLEQLRQEKSALQGELQTLQENSSELQIQVQVATDEKLALMSRAGEALARAADLERQLQDARARLAQVTRDRERDEAEWKQFQSDLLMTVRVANDFKTEAQRELERLVSENKVARDRIRLLEDQMHSLKGVDSQESMDSTQNSSDGKSLSKDSESFDSNSEYSSVDVFKNIRSRYLSRVHSVNELPKVERLVDQAFFKSHSNLSQSDSEECSSKELKLEIDNVTTDETNDDDSSKSSFDNRDEYQSQVIAEAVLPPIAPKGLKRQNALDHFAKKINRQDALDDLFDPIDDNDNYNTRSESNGIENMGQNTIFKKNLSNLFNGKLKSYSTDNLSKNTEFKNALTEATSIEFFDNTYSLSKSSLLSDGSDSVFFSPLEKNNNVININNNNYIKDINKTESANDVSSVTIEAGALNLPVVKAESILPFPYPEDISCKRKSDAACDIYHQTSESDTDLNKTIENDFKKVNEELKVNFKAALDRISGNDNLNTTSNKLLSMSDTTVDSTILEIDNNSDIVNNFVPVKRLSTFKGEENIVQQNDSNDRGKEKYIIDFFEDNVTQEFQSNEPSQTTNNDNNQQSVSGFNNEKLSEENVTPEKEGTNLENMNSVNSKELNNSNDPKTTQAPLDDNVSYHLKINTVNDFDPPNVSYAAEIRDNKPNDVDNNVKTLLTPINLVNSNGDRSPTSIILSPVLIQPIFFQPNNALLEFNLTNDTKKGTVYYDDIDQVITKDSSAKDSDSKRKGIYQKNTKTKQLPFLSLKKFGSNENVMESKSSSPNKSPTKTVVRLSKTPGWLMDNQYYQPMQNVPFVINTAQTFVKDPLPKPELPTKPINSNPFTHIDRSKQVQEQENYYEEIGEPIALTQTINVADDEKISNKTSTAEDFKNVTREELLKVPRKPKRTKKHETTVPSKSKGDKSEEKGLNPMTKSVISLSRTPSATDNVKKSGSISDIVQTLVKNQVDSTPEVPLRKLSLQTPKPNTEVDTGSLPRLRKTYHWKTLEHKRLSHPIRSLNDTSTSRPLPIPPRTEETPPPPPLLSSASLQDIMATAASHRRTKGVSRQDSRLSVKSLIESIENAAKAAKQSPATTPVTEWPQVQTTVTNTSTNIKNGMSEPTPATNGTANYSAKPPAPRNNRPSPITTESAASGANMANMANMSSMANMPDEQRALASLQQKAMESFVRRNSYGDICERKDPLNALQIKNGGSKRNALLKWCQQKTAGYSNIDITNFSSSWNDGLAVCALLHSYLGEARVAYAALSPHDKRTNFAVAFAAAESVGIPTTLNIQDMIQQERPDWQQVMAYVTSIYKHFET